The DNA segment CGGCTAGTAAACACCAAACTATCATCAGCTCTCGGTAGATCGTAAATCACTTCAGTCAGTATTAATTTATTCAcagcaaataaattattttacctTCACGATGTACGCTGCATTGCACTGGTTCGCCTTatagcaatcacaaaaatcggtcacactttatcatttacggtggtggtgcttttCAACTTGAATTTCGTTTTCCACTGTAAACATGGACTGATGCTCTTAAGGGGTTTACTGCTCGAGCGAACGACCGGGCCGACCCGATCCTCGCACGAGCCTGTTCCTGGCGCGGTGCGGAATACACAATTAGCCGCAAAGCCTCCATAGCCCATCGCGTTAATTACGCGAAAGATTTATTGCTGTGCTTAACTGCTTTGCGATCTGATAAAAATCTCGAACACAAACCCAATCCCCCGCTTGTTTTGGACACATCAACAGAGTGGAGGGATTAGTTGGCAAGACGGAACATTGAAAGTGCCGTGATCGTCTCTCCTGTTACTGTGTCATCTTTCAAATTCTTTTTCTGAGGTTGATCTGCTCCCGTCCAATTAATTGGAACCATTTAAATCTTGCAAAACGCTATACTTTCCATTTTAAAGCGCAATTCTTGAGCTACAAACCAACGTCATTTATATTGTGGCTATGTGTCGTAACTCTAAAACGGCTTTTTCTTCATCGAAACCGTTCGCTCAAACTCTACGGGTACGGCAGAGTGtggtttgaaatgaaaattttatttcactacACTTAATGTTTGGCGCCATCTAACTGGTTTAGTCCAAAAGAATTCTTACACTCCCGAAACCCAATCAGTTCCCCAACCTGGGACGAAGCTGTTCAGATACTTTTTAGgggtgttttaaaattttacgTCCCCCGTTAGGCGTGGccacaaaaatcaaaccaagaTTTGATCAGAAAGTAattcaccaacacacacacactctgtttGCCTCCCGCACAAAACGGAAACCGTTAACTTTCACAAACAATTTCCTTCTGCCTAATTGAAACTTAAGCACTTCGCCCCCTTCCTTCCGGCCAAAATGCTCCACAACGCCCCCACCCAAAATCGGTGCCTGGTGCGTGGGAGGACACGCAGAATTTAGCTCTCGTCTCGCAACAGAAAAATCACAACAATTCCACTCTGCTGCCAGTTTGGTTGGTGGTCGAAGATGGTAAAACGTTGCCGCCACACCCCAACGGCCCGTCGTCGCGTACAAAGGGCActgatggtggtgctgctttttcaaacatttccgCCTTCATTTCATGATGGCAATGAAAggtagaaaattaaataaatttgtaaTAAATAACACATTTCTATCTCTGACTTTGTGCTACAGTTCTTGCGCCGCACAAAGGCCCTCCAGCCCTACAGAAGCGCGGCGATTGATAGGGCTGCGGCTTGCGTTTGCGGAACATTGTGTGATTCGCTAAACCACCGCCACATTGTTCGGAAATGTTCTGCCTTCTTCCGAACGAGTTATTTATCTAAATTGCCCACAACAACCTTGGCCAGCACGTTGTTTGAAAGTTACTCCCTAACCACTCCACTGCTCTCCCCTCCCCAGTACAAATCGAATCGGTAACAAATTTTAGCGCAATAGAATTTTCGCAAAACTTTCCGCATCTGTGCGTGCCTTGACCGGGAGACGGGAGGGAGGGAAACTTCCACTTATTTTCctcaaaagaagaaaataaaaaaaaaacgctcacaCTATGCAACGAAATGGTCGATTTTTCTCGCGAGTGTCCCCGAAAACGAGCAGGCAAAACGCAGGCATCGCAACCAATTCATAAATCAAACCACAGCAGCGCGAGCGTTCCCAGTCCGTCGACTGGGAAAAACCAGGAAGCGACAGTGCACGTTGCTGCCCTTCCAGTCGCCCGTTCCCCTGAAACTGGAATCCACCACTCCGCCAAGTAAAGAGTTATACGCCACGGCAACACATTTTATTGCGTTGGAGTTCAGAGAGCAATCGGGGCGCTGGGCAACGATCGGGCACACCCGGAAGTATCGTTTAGCCTGGTGGTGCTGCGTCGAATCTCGATCCCTGGGACAGGAACGGCGAACGAGAGATTGcgatttttatttgcaaaactCACAGCCAAGAAACGAGAAAGAAAGTCAATACTtcgacaacagcaacaacggaCAACCTCAAAGGTTCGCAAATCCTTCGGACGAACAGAGACAGCGACAAggataaaaaatacattcgaAAAGCTGAAAAGTTTATGAGAAAACTTTTTCAATATAAGCGTATGGGGGGACACATTACGGAACGATTTCCATCAATTCGTGCCGCCGCTGCCTACGCCGTCTGATGGATGGCGCAATGTCACACACAGTAAGCACATTCCTTTTAACCCAAGAGAGACTCTGTGCACCGTTATGTGCCCTTCTGGGTGTAGGTGCGTGCAGCTTCACGCAAGGAATTGTGCATCAAAAACTTTGGCAGGTCAGAGACATGGCTTATTCGCGTATTCGGAAGCTCCCAAACACCGAACCACTCTTTCCGGCGTTTAATGCCGGTTCAATGGCACGGTCTGTGACGGTCtggctgtctgtctgtctgtctggcGGGTCGGGACGTCCGAACTTCAATCGGTTTGGATCGGATATTGATGATGTGATTTCTTTTCTGCGGTAGATCAAACAATCATTTAGCGGTAATCCGGCACGCCCGCTTTTGCACTTTCGCTCGTCGTTCTGATCTGATGTGCTCGCTTCTTTTAACGCTGACGCACACAAGACAACGGACAAGAAAATATACTTTCAACATTCTACACACCAGCAGACACAACtgttcaattaaaattgcGCTCTAATTAATACGTTTGCCTGCGGTGTGAATAATTTAGGAACAAACCCCCGTTTGTACTGTCATCCTAAACGGGAAGTAAACTGTTATTCCCTTGTGTCTATTGACTTCCTGCTGGAAGCAGCGATTGTGCAAAACGGGTTTAAGGGATTAATTATTAACGTTAGGCCGTCACAGCACACCTTTCCTACCCCTTTCGATCGTACCTGGCGTATCGATGACTTTGAATGACATTTTTCAAATGGATCAACGCAAGCGGCAGCATTGCCATTCATGTTCATTTATGCTTTGCAAATCAACACCGGCGGCTATTTAATTGCTATGCACATTCGCGATTGTTCGTTTGTTCGAGGATTGGTGGTgagagagcaaacaaaaaaaggcgacTTCAAAGCAACTCCCTCAACAGTTGCTGACGTGTTTCATAATTGGATATTTAATAGTCTTTCTAATTGATTGCTCTCTGGTATGAAAGCTTCACTTGCAAAACTGGAGCTTCTGTCTGAACTAATTTAcaacttaaaacaaaaacgaaaatataATAAACGAAGCATACAGCGTGGCTAATTTGAATGTTGGCATGCCATTTAATGTTCATTTAgcgttgcttttttgtttttgcgacTCAACCACTATACGCAGTAGAGATGGAAACATCATGCAGAAGTTTCAGAACAATTTGTGGGATAATGGgattgtttacctttttttttatttattaaaaaaaatcaaacttcaGATTAATGCGCTTTCAGTGGTTTGTTTACTGCGTAGCTGGCCACCACACGAGTTAAAAGCGGGGGAAAAATGCCACAGCAACTTTTACAGCGCCCAAACTTTCACATAATCCACCAGCAACGAGGCAGACTTGCCCCCATCCCGCTCCAGGTTCCACGTCGGCAGCCACTGGGCGCGTCCGTTCCAAAAGTCTGTCGCCGCTTGGGGTGAGTTGTTTTTCCACGGCTTACCGCCCGGGTTTGTGGCCGCGTCTGGGAAAAAGGCAACTCCGCCGACCGCAAGATTAATGATGAAATGGAACTCCTGATCGAACGGTGCCATGCGCGTGCCGTGACGCCACGGGTTTTCCAGATTGTGCTTGTCGAAACCACCGCGCGTCCAGAAGTCGCCCCCGATCGTGGCCAGATCCTCCCCGTTGATGCTTACCGTGATGTTGTCCGGCGTCCACACGAACCCGAACGTGCTAAAGCTCTTGCTAAACTCCTGCTCCGGCAGGGCATTCTTCGTTAGCGTTGCCGTCGGGTACCCGTTGTACGAGGGATTTGGCCCAAAGTGTAGCGTTTGGCCGACTTGGCGCGTGCCGATCTGAACGCCGTCCAGGTACAGATTCTCGTTGCCGCGCGATTCCATCAGATCCATCTCGCCCGAAGCCGGCCAGGTGCCGTACGCGTTACGCTTCGGCAGCAACCAGATGGCGGGCCACAGCCAATCGCCCGTCGGCAGCTTGGCGCGCACCTCCGCCCGGCCGTACTTGAAATTGAACGAGCTGATCGTACGGATGCGGGCACTCTTCACCGGATTAACGATGTGCTGCCGATTGCCGACGCGGACGCAACCGTAAAAAGCATCGTTTGTGCAGCTGCAAAGAACACGAAACGGAAGTGCGATAAGAAAGTGTTCTATTTGGTCGGTCGATTAGGTGCACAATTCCCGATTCGAAGgttatcatcatcagcaacaacaacaaaaatacgtACTGGTCCGTGGGATAACTGCCCTGCAGGCTCAGCGTGCCGGATGTCATGAAATCTAGCCCAAACTGGTCCGCCGTCAGTGTTGGGCGTATGTTGAGTGCACCATCCTCGACGAATGAGTTCGACCGATTGTTGGTGTACCACTGGAACTCCCAGTTCTGTTTTTGGGGGTTTGAATGGGCATtacaaagtttaaaaaaagcaaattaaattgCATCTAAATAAGCTTCAAATTAGACAAGATTTGTCGAACTTACACCACCGCCCGCTAGCGTATTCTCGTGTTCCCACTTTTCAAAGTCGAAGAAATCGAAAGTATCTTCAAAAATAAGCTCGCCACTGCAGAACGTGCGTCCCCGGTCGATCAAACTTCCGCTGGCCGTCGTAACGGACCGTACACACTCACTTTGCGCTGTACTAGCCGTGCTTGTTGATTCATCGACAGCTTCCACCCAGTCACCCACGGTTGCTAGTAGCAACGACCCGATCAACAATCGCACACGCACAAGCTGCATAATGAAAAgccccttttttcttccctcaacttgatcacacacagcCTCACACAGTGCTCAATAGCCGGTACCCGTTTTGGATGCTGCCCCGGTAATGAGCCGTAATCATTCGTCCCCTACCAAACACTGGGACGACTGCAGCGATACTGAGCTCATCATCGGCGGGAGAATTAAGTTTTATAACAACAACCCGGCtacagccgcagcagcaacagcagtcaATGTACCGAACCGGCGTCATCAAACTGGTTGCCTGATCGTGATCCCGCTTGGTCACACACCCCCGGCCACCATATGCGTGGTGCACACGTGCGTCCTACCGCGTGGCCATAGTTCTAAACGTTTTGACGAAACTTGAATCAGCCAGTGTGTTGTTTGGCTTATGTGTTTGGTGTTGAGTGAATGAggaagttttgttttcgttcaaatttaaatttcgaAACAATTAATCTGTAAAAACATAGTATCAGTAGTTAGTCTATTGCATCACTTAAATCGTCTTTAATGTTATTTGAGGTAAGTAAGTTATCTTAGCTGGTAGTTGTAGTGGTAGATTAAATTTATTGGTTTTTTACATAAAAGTTTGATTACATTGTACATTTTTAAGCTAGTTCCGTATTGAAACTCTcctgataattttttttttctaattccTCGATTGGGCTAGCCAACTtgtatttttgaatatttccTTACCTTTTCTATTATCtagagcaggggtctccaaactacgacATGCAGCCCCTTTGTCAAACTCGATCGTTGAGGGGCGGTAGTGGCAGtcttctataaaaaaaaactattgctttaatttatttcaagaCTGTGCTGGTCAATAAACCATAtacaatgctcaaaatgttttaaaaccaTCCAAGGAAACCAccattttatgtcattttttgACAACCGC comes from the Anopheles coluzzii chromosome 2, AcolN3, whole genome shotgun sequence genome and includes:
- the LOC120951481 gene encoding beta-1,3-glucan-binding protein, translated to MQLVRVRLLIGSLLLATVGDWVEAVDESTSTASTAQSECVRSVTTASGSLIDRGRTFCSGELIFEDTFDFFDFEKWEHENTLAGGGNWEFQWYTNNRSNSFVEDGALNIRPTLTADQFGLDFMTSGTLSLQGSYPTDHCTNDAFYGCVRVGNRQHIVNPVKSARIRTISSFNFKYGRAEVRAKLPTGDWLWPAIWLLPKRNAYGTWPASGEMDLMESRGNENLYLDGVQIGTRQVGQTLHFGPNPSYNGYPTATLTKNALPEQEFSKSFSTFGFVWTPDNITVSINGEDLATIGGDFWTRGGFDKHNLENPWRHGTRMAPFDQEFHFIINLAVGGVAFFPDAATNPGGKPWKNNSPQAATDFWNGRAQWLPTWNLERDGGKSASLLVDYVKVWAL